The Mesorhizobium koreense genome includes a window with the following:
- a CDS encoding ABC transporter permease, protein MSASMPTEERYAVLDAPPRRLSATLLRWEVILVILLALTIVINAIVSPYFLDVYNLADATSNFSEKAIIALAMALLILVRDIDLSVAAIIALAAMAIGYAADAGFGAPVLFAVGIGVGLLCGLFNGFLVTYIRLPSIVVTIGTMSLFRGLTQVVLGDQALTHYPQGFLSLGQNYFIPYVQSGVPWLFIPPVPLSFLIFLILAAIFGIVLHRTAVGRQLFAIGSNPVAARFSGVPVDRLRFILFAVSGMLSGLAAALLAARLGSMRSNIAFGWELDIVTMVILGGVSIAGGIGSIIGVFLAVLVLGLVTFGMSLNNIPGQVVSVYTGALLIAVIAIPRIFERIRPGGG, encoded by the coding sequence ATGAGCGCCTCGATGCCGACGGAAGAACGCTATGCCGTGCTCGATGCGCCGCCGAGAAGGCTTTCCGCCACGCTTTTGCGCTGGGAGGTGATCCTTGTCATCCTGCTCGCGCTGACAATCGTCATTAACGCGATCGTCTCGCCCTATTTCCTCGATGTCTACAATCTCGCCGACGCCACCTCGAATTTCTCCGAGAAGGCGATCATCGCGCTCGCCATGGCGCTTTTGATCCTGGTGCGCGACATCGATCTTTCGGTTGCCGCCATCATCGCGCTCGCCGCGATGGCGATCGGCTATGCGGCCGACGCGGGTTTCGGGGCGCCGGTGCTTTTCGCGGTGGGCATAGGCGTCGGGCTGCTCTGCGGCCTCTTCAACGGCTTTCTGGTCACCTATATCCGGCTGCCTTCCATCGTCGTCACCATCGGCACGATGTCGCTGTTCCGGGGGCTCACCCAGGTGGTGCTCGGCGACCAAGCGCTGACGCACTATCCACAGGGGTTTCTGAGTCTCGGTCAGAACTATTTCATCCCCTATGTTCAGTCCGGCGTGCCCTGGCTTTTCATCCCGCCGGTGCCGCTGTCCTTCCTGATCTTCCTGATCCTGGCGGCGATCTTCGGCATCGTCCTTCACAGGACGGCGGTCGGCCGGCAGCTTTTCGCCATAGGCTCGAACCCGGTCGCCGCCCGCTTCTCGGGCGTCCCGGTCGACCGGCTGCGCTTCATCCTGTTCGCCGTTTCAGGCATGCTCTCAGGGCTTGCGGCGGCGCTGCTCGCGGCGCGTCTGGGTTCGATGCGCTCCAACATCGCCTTCGGCTGGGAGCTCGACATCGTCACCATGGTCATCCTCGGCGGCGTCTCCATCGCCGGCGGCATCGGCTCCATAATCGGCGTCTTCCTTGCCGTGCTGGTGCTCGGCCTCGTCACGTTCGGCATGTCGCTGAACAACATCCCGGGCCAG